CCGAAGATCAGAGGCGTCGCGAGCGCGAGCGCGCCGCCGAGCAGGCCGATCATCGGCAGCGTCCCGCCGGCTGATGCCCAGGCGAGGAAGCCGACGAGAAGCACGATCACGTAGATGACGGTCAACCACAGCGGCAGCCGACGGCGAGCACGCGTCCACAGCACCGAAAGTGCCGTGATCGCGGCGAGCAGGACGACGGCGACCCAGGCCGTGGCGTTGGCCGGCAGCACGAGCTCCGGCAGTTGGATGGCGGCGTCGGCGGAGCGGACGAGCCGGAACGTGCTGTCTCCCTCGCGCGGCACGAGCAGCGGCAGCAGCGCGAACAGCACGGTGAACAGCCCGAAGATGATCGGAGTCTTCCAGGAGGTGATGGTGACGCGACGCTGTTCGTCGCTGACCACAGCTTCAGCCGTGACGGTCATGCGGACACCTCCTCGGCGATCTGCGCCGCGTTCTTCTTCGGCTTCTTCGGTTTCGTCGGCTTCTTCCGCGCACCCGGCTGAGGCAGACCGAAGATCGCGCGCACCAGCGGCGGCGCCGCGATGAACAGCACGATCAGGGACTGTACGACGAGCACGATCTCGATCGGCACGTTCTCGGATGCCTGCATCGCGAACCCGCCGGCCTTGAATGCGCCGAACAGGATGCCTGCGGCCAGGATGCCCAGCGGTGTCGAGCGTCCGAGCAATGCGACGGTGATCGCATCGAAGCCGATGCCGGCGTCGATGTCACCGCCGAAACCGCTGGTCACGGTGCCGAGCATCTGGCTGACGCCGGCGATGCCGACGAGGCCGCCGGCGATCAGCATGACGTAGAAGTACATCCTGCCGACGCTGATCCCGGCCACCTTCGCGGCGCTGGGGTTCTCCCCCACCGCGCGGAAGCGGAATCCGAGACTCGAGCGCTCCAGCAGCCACCAGGTGAAAGCGACGGCGATCAGAGCGAGGATGAATCCGGCGTGCAGCTTGTACTGGGGTCCGAGGATGCCGGGAAGCACGGCGGAGTCCGCCATCGCCGCTGTCTTCGGGTTGTTCGAGCCCGGCGCCTGCAGGATGCCCTGCGTGGCCAGCATCCAGGCCAGCAGATAGACGGCGATGTGGTTGAGCATGATCGTGACGATCACCTCGTGCGCACCGGTGCGCGCCTTCAGGATGCCGGCGATACCGGCCCAGATCCCTCCGGCGACGACGCCAGCCACGATGGCGACCAGCATGTGCAGCGGCCACGGGAGGTCCATGCTCGTTCCGACCCAGCCGGCGGCCGCAGCGGCCATCAGCATCTGGCCCTGGCCGCCGATGTTGAAGAGGCCGGCGCGGAAGGCGAGGCCCACTCCGAGCCCTGCGGCGATCAGCGGCGTGGCGAACTTCAGCGTCTCGGTGAGCGGGCGGATGCCGGCGGCGAATCCGTCGACGCGGAAGTTGTAGAAGGCTCCCTGGAAGAGCGCGACATACGCGCCGGAGATCGAGCTCCACACGGCGGAGAGCATGTCACCGGGCCGCCTGAAGAAGTAGCCGGCGGTGCTCTGCACCTCGGGATCGGTGAACGCGATCATGATCGATCCCGCGATGAGTGCGAGGACCACCGACAGTACGGAGATCAGACCGTTGCCGGTCACGATGCGCCGGAAGGCACCGTGCCACCGCGAGGGTTCGGTGTCAGGGACCGTGGGATCGGTGCCGAAATCCGCGGGGGCGGAGGCGATCGGCTTCAGCTCTGGGCCGGTCATGCGCTCGTCTCCTCGGTGTCGGCTGCCGTCGTGGCGGCCACGGCCGTCGTGTCGGTCTCGATCATTCCGGCCATCATGAGGCCGAGCTGCTCACGCGTGGTGTCGCCGGGCACGATGCCGACGACCTTGCCTCGATACATCACCATGATGCGGTCGGCGAGTGCCGCCGCCTCGTCGAGCTCCGTCGAGATGACGATCACGGGGATGCCGGAGTCGCGCGTCTCGATGATGCGCTTGTGGATGAATTCGATGGAGCCCACGTCGACGCCGCGCGTCGGCTGCGCTGCGACGAAGAGGGACAGTTCGCGGCTGAGCTCGCGCGCCAGCACGACCTTCTGCTGGTTTCCGCCGGAGAGGCGTCCGGCCTGTTGCGCCGGCCCCTGCGTGCGGATGTCGAACTCGGTGATCTTCTCGCGGGCGAAATCGTCGAGCGCACCCAATTGCAGGGTGCCGGCCTTGACGAAGGGGGCGCCGACCGAGCGGTCAAGCATCAGGTTCTCGGCGATCGAGAACTCCTTGACCAGACCGTCGACGCTGCGGTCCTCCGGGACGAAGCCGACGCCGTCGTCGAGGATGTCGCGCACCGATCGTCCCACCAGCTCCTCGCCGTTGAGCCGCACGCTGCCCTCGACGCGCGGCTGCAGTCCGACGATCGCTTCGGTGACCTCGGTCTGACCGTTTCCCTGCACACCGGCGATGACCAGCACCTCGCCTCCGCGCACGGAGAACGAGACGTCGTCGACGAGCACCGTCCCGAAGGGGTCGGTGACCGTGAGCTCCTTCACGATGAGTGATTCCTCACCGAGCTTCGGCGCATCCTTGTGAACCTTGAGCTCGACGGCGCGGCCGACCATGAGCGAGGCGAGTTCTTCGTTGCTGGCCGTCGGTGATGCTTCGCCGACGACCTTTCCGAGGCGGATGACCGTGATCCGGTCCGCGACCTCGCGAACCTCGCGGAGCTTGTGGGTGATGAAGACGATCGAGGTGCCGCTCTCCTGCAACTGGCGCATCGTCGCCATCAGCTCGTCGGTCTCCTGCGGCGTGAGCACGGCGGTCGGCTCATCGAACACGAGCACCTTGGCGTCGCGTGAGAGCGCCTTGATGATCTCCACGCGCTGCTGCACGCCGACCGGGAGGTCCTCGACCACGGCATCGGGATCGACCTGGAAGCCGAAACGATCTGAGATCTCGCGCACCATCGCGCGGGCTGCGGCGAGGTCGAGGCGACCGCCGAAGGTCGTCTTCTCATGGCCGAGCATGACGTTCTCTGCCACGGTGAAGACGGGGATCAGCATGAAGTGCTGGTGCACCATGCCGATACCGGCGGCCATGGCGTCGCCCGGGCCGGCGAAGTGCTGTTCGACGTCGTCCAGCAGGATCTCGCCCTCATCGGCCTGGTACAGGCCGTAGAGCACGTTCATCAGCGTCGATTTTCCGGCGCCGTTCTCGCCCAGGAGACAGTGGATCTCTCCTGGTTCGATGGTGAGATCGATGTGGTCGTTGGCCGTCAGCGCGCCGAACTTCTTCGTGATGCCGCGCAGTTCTAGCTTCATGTGTCAGATCCTAATCAGCAAAGGTGCTTCGTCCCAGGTTCCTGTGGGAGCCCGGGCAACAGCGAGGGGGAGGCCGGCGGGTCGCCGACCTCCCCCTGTGTCTCGTCTCTCGATCAGCCGAGGTACGAGGTGACGGTGACCTCACCGTCGATGATCTGCTGCTGCAGGTCCTGAACCGCGGTCCAGAGCGCAGGGTCGACCTTGTCCTCGAAGTTGTGCAGTTCGGCGATGCCGACGCCCTCGTTCTCCAGGGTTCCGATGTAGGCCTCAGCATCGAACTCCTCGTTCGCGCTGCTCATGGTCGCCTCGTACACGGAGAGCTTCATGTCCTTGAGGATCGAGGTGAGCACGAAGTCCTCGGTCGTCGGGTCGGTGACGAACAGATCGGCGTCCGCGCCGATCAGTGCGATGTCGCGGCCGGACTCCTTGATGGCCTGCAGGCCCGACTGGTAGATCGGTCCGCCGACCGGCAGGAGCACGTCGACGCCCTGGTCGATGATGTTCTGCGCGACGGTCTTGGCCTCTGGACCCGCCTCGAATCCACCGGTGAACGATCCGGCCTTGCCGTCCCACCCGACGACCTCGACGGCGGTGCCGTTCTGCTCGTTGTAGTAGTTCACGCCCTGGTAGAAGCCGTCCATGAAGATCGTGACGGTCGGGAACTCCATGCCGCCGTAGGTGCCGACCTTGCCGGTCTGCGAGTAGCCGGCGGACAGGTAGCCCGCAAGGAAAGCGGCCTGTGCCGTGTCGTACAGCAGCGGCTTGACGTTCTCGGCATCCTTCTCGCCGTCGAAGTCGTTGTCAGCAGCGTCGTCGACGAGGATGAAGTCGATGCCCTCGTTGGCAGTCGCCGCCTCGACGGTAGCCGCCGACAGCGCGAAGCCGACCGAGACGATCGCGTTGCAGCCCTGGGAGACGAGGCTCTCCAGGTTCGGGGCGAAGTCCGTCTCGCTGTTGGATTCGACGTTCTTGTACTCGACTCCGAGTTCCTCGGAGGCCTGCACGACGCCCTCGAAGGACAGCTGGTTGAACGACTTGTCGTCGAATCCGCCGGCATCGGAGACGATGCAGGGGAGGAAGTCGATCGTCTCGCCGCCCGCGTCTCCGCCGTTCTCCTCAGGAGCGGCACCGCAACCTGCGAGTGCGACGGCGACGCCTGTCGCCACAAGCGCGGCCAGAGCGCGCTTCTTGGTGGAAATGGTCACGTAAGCCTCCACGACTACTGGCCTGCGCCATTCGCAATGCCCGTGGGGATAAGTTACCCAGTGTTACGGCATCCGACGTCACGGTTGCGGTTAATGGTTACAAACTCGCAATAGACCCGTGACGAACGGCTAGAGCACATCTCCCCGGCCGGTGAGTTTGAGCGATTCCACGACGCCCTTCACCCGCTGAGCGTGCTCCGTCGTCGTGACCAGCAGCGCGTCGGGAGTATCCACGACCACTATGTCCTTCACGCCGACGAGACTGATCACGCGCGAGGTCTGGCTCACGAGGATTCCGGTCGCAGCATCCGAGAGGACCCTGGCCTTCGGCCCCAGCACCGCGAGGTCGTTCTTGCGGCCGTTGCTGATGAGCTTGGTGAGCGAGGCGAAGTCCCCCACGTCGTCCCAGTCGAAATGTCCGGGAATGACGGCCAGTCGTCCCTTGTCTGCCGCAGGCTCGGCGACGGCGTAATCGATGGCGATCTTCTTCAACGTCGGCCACACCCGGTCCACGACCGGCCCGCGGCGCTCGCGATCATCCCAGGCCTCGGCGAGTTCCAGGAGGCCCGCATGCAGCTCCGGCTCGTTCGCCGCCAGTTCATCGAGCAGGACGCTCGCCTTCGAGATGAACATGCCGGCGTTCCACAGGAACGAGCGATCCGCGTAGTACTGCTTCGCCGTCTCGAGATCCGGCTTCTCCACGAAGCGCTCCACGATGGCAGCCTCGGGGGCTCCGTCCACGATGAGCTCGTCACCCTTGCGCATGTACCCGAAGCCCACAGACGGCTCCGAGGGCTGGATGCCGATCGTGCAGATGTAGCCTGCGCGCGCGACCTCCACGGCCTGCTGCACGGCGAATTCGAATGTGCGGGTGCCGCGGATGAAGTGGTCGGCGGCGAAAG
The DNA window shown above is from Microbacterium murale and carries:
- a CDS encoding ABC transporter permease, which encodes MTGPELKPIASAPADFGTDPTVPDTEPSRWHGAFRRIVTGNGLISVLSVVLALIAGSIMIAFTDPEVQSTAGYFFRRPGDMLSAVWSSISGAYVALFQGAFYNFRVDGFAAGIRPLTETLKFATPLIAAGLGVGLAFRAGLFNIGGQGQMLMAAAAAGWVGTSMDLPWPLHMLVAIVAGVVAGGIWAGIAGILKARTGAHEVIVTIMLNHIAVYLLAWMLATQGILQAPGSNNPKTAAMADSAVLPGILGPQYKLHAGFILALIAVAFTWWLLERSSLGFRFRAVGENPSAAKVAGISVGRMYFYVMLIAGGLVGIAGVSQMLGTVTSGFGGDIDAGIGFDAITVALLGRSTPLGILAAGILFGAFKAGGFAMQASENVPIEIVLVVQSLIVLFIAAPPLVRAIFGLPQPGARKKPTKPKKPKKNAAQIAEEVSA
- a CDS encoding ABC transporter ATP-binding protein; protein product: MKLELRGITKKFGALTANDHIDLTIEPGEIHCLLGENGAGKSTLMNVLYGLYQADEGEILLDDVEQHFAGPGDAMAAGIGMVHQHFMLIPVFTVAENVMLGHEKTTFGGRLDLAAARAMVREISDRFGFQVDPDAVVEDLPVGVQQRVEIIKALSRDAKVLVFDEPTAVLTPQETDELMATMRQLQESGTSIVFITHKLREVREVADRITVIRLGKVVGEASPTASNEELASLMVGRAVELKVHKDAPKLGEESLIVKELTVTDPFGTVLVDDVSFSVRGGEVLVIAGVQGNGQTEVTEAIVGLQPRVEGSVRLNGEELVGRSVRDILDDGVGFVPEDRSVDGLVKEFSIAENLMLDRSVGAPFVKAGTLQLGALDDFAREKITEFDIRTQGPAQQAGRLSGGNQQKVVLARELSRELSLFVAAQPTRGVDVGSIEFIHKRIIETRDSGIPVIVISTELDEAAALADRIMVMYRGKVVGIVPGDTTREQLGLMMAGMIETDTTAVAATTAADTEETSA
- a CDS encoding BMP family lipoprotein translates to MTISTKKRALAALVATGVAVALAGCGAAPEENGGDAGGETIDFLPCIVSDAGGFDDKSFNQLSFEGVVQASEELGVEYKNVESNSETDFAPNLESLVSQGCNAIVSVGFALSAATVEAATANEGIDFILVDDAADNDFDGEKDAENVKPLLYDTAQAAFLAGYLSAGYSQTGKVGTYGGMEFPTVTIFMDGFYQGVNYYNEQNGTAVEVVGWDGKAGSFTGGFEAGPEAKTVAQNIIDQGVDVLLPVGGPIYQSGLQAIKESGRDIALIGADADLFVTDPTTEDFVLTSILKDMKLSVYEATMSSANEEFDAEAYIGTLENEGVGIAELHNFEDKVDPALWTAVQDLQQQIIDGEVTVTSYLG
- a CDS encoding mannose-1-phosphate guanylyltransferase encodes the protein MTEPIKDFYAVIPAGGIGSRLWPLSRADAPKFLHDLTGSGNSLLRDTWDRLESLTGADRISVVTGRAHRAAVEAELPGIADKNVFLESEPRDSAAAIGLAAAILHRRDPDVIIGSFAADHFIRGTRTFEFAVQQAVEVARAGYICTIGIQPSEPSVGFGYMRKGDELIVDGAPEAAIVERFVEKPDLETAKQYYADRSFLWNAGMFISKASVLLDELAANEPELHAGLLELAEAWDDRERRGPVVDRVWPTLKKIAIDYAVAEPAADKGRLAVIPGHFDWDDVGDFASLTKLISNGRKNDLAVLGPKARVLSDAATGILVSQTSRVISLVGVKDIVVVDTPDALLVTTTEHAQRVKGVVESLKLTGRGDVL